From a single Amphiprion ocellaris isolate individual 3 ecotype Okinawa chromosome 18, ASM2253959v1, whole genome shotgun sequence genomic region:
- the LOC111582271 gene encoding D(5)-like dopamine receptor, producing the protein METSAPHRDQQPVVTAGTDSPGQAAGLGLRALTGCVLCALIVSTLLGNALVCAAVIKFRHLRSKVTNSFVVSLAVSDLFVAVLVMPWRAVSEVAGFWLFGSFCDTWVAFDIMCSTASILNLCIISMDRYWAISSPFRYERKMTRRFAFLMIGVAWTLSVLISFIPVQLNWHRAASSPESPRNPGDCSASLNRTYAVSSSLISFYIPVLIMVGTYTRIFRIAQTQIRRISSLERAAGVRAQNRRHRASTHDESALKSSFKRETKVLKTLSVIVGVFVFCWLPFFVLNCVVPFCEADRLGDAPCVSDTTFSVFVWFGWANSSLNPVIYAFNADFRKAFSSILGCGRFCSGSTVEAVDFSNELVSYHHDTTLQKDAGPVPVPAPGPQRPVPPLCPGGDPDRNSERVSVVSDGNLLQHEAEIRLDLLPFSPSRTPHGLIPGQIQDL; encoded by the coding sequence ATGGAGACCTCCGCCCCTCACCGGGATCAGCAGCCGGTGGTCACGGCCGGTACCGACAGCCCCGGACAGGCAGCCGGGCTCGGCCTGCGCGCCCTGACCGGCTGCGTGCTGTGCGCGCTGATCGTGTCCACGCTGCTCGGGAACGCGCTGGTGTGCGCGGCCGTCATCAAGTTCCGCCACCTCCGGTCCAAAGTCACCAACTCGTTCGTGGTCTCCCTGGCCGTGTCCGACCTGTTCGTGGCGGTGCTGGTGATGCCGTGGCGGGCCGTGTCGGAGGTGGCGGGCTTCTGGCTGTTCGGGAGCTTCTGCGACACGTGGGTGGCTTTTGACATCATGTGTTCCACGGCGTCCATCCTCAACCTGTGCATCATCAGCATGGACCGCTACTGGGCCATCTCCAGCCCGTTCCGCTACGAGCGCAAGATGACGCGCCGGTTCGCCTTCCTGATGATCGGGGTCGCGTGGACTCTGTCGGTGCTCATCTCCTTCATCCCGGTGCAGCTCAACTGGCACCGGGCCGCCTCCAGCCCGGAGAGCCCGCGGAACCCGGGGGACTGCAGCGCCAGCCTGAACCGGACCTACGCCGTGTCCTCGTCCCTCATCAGCTTCTACATCCCGGTGCTCATCATGGTCGGCACGTACACCCGCATCTTCCGGATCGCACAGACCCAGATCAGACGGATCTCGTCCCTGGAACGAGCCGCGGGGGTCCGTGCGCAAAACCGGCGGCACCGCGCCTCGACGCACGACGAGAGCGCGCTGAAGAGCTCGTTCAAGCGCGAGACCAAGGTTCTGAAGACGCTGTCCGTGATCGTGGGCGTGTTCGTGTTCTGCTGGCTGCCCTTCTTTGTGCTCAACTGCGTGGTTCCGTTCTGCGAGGCGGACCGGCTCGGGGACGCGCCGTGCGTCAGCGACACCACGTTCAGCGTGTTCGTGTGGTTCGGTTGGGCCAACTCGTCCCTGAACCCGGTCATCTACGCCTTCAACGCGGACTTCCGGAAGGCGTTCAGCTCCATCCTGGGCTGCGGCCGGTTCTGTTCCGGTTCCACGGTGGAGGCGGTGGACTTCAGCAACGAACTGGTGTCCTACCACCACGACACCACGCTGCAGAAGGACGCCGGCCCGGTACCGGTACCGGCGCCCGGGCCGCAGAGGCCGGTCCCGCCGCTGTGCCCCGGAGGAGACCCGGACCGGAACTCTGAGCGGGTCTCGGTGGTGTCGGACGGAAACCTGCTGCAGCACGAGGCGGAGATCCGCCTGGACCTGCTGCCCTTCAGCCCCTCCAGGACCCCCCACGGCCTGATCCCGGGGCAGATCCAGGACCTATGA